A segment of the Zingiber officinale cultivar Zhangliang chromosome 8B, Zo_v1.1, whole genome shotgun sequence genome:
CAACTCGTGGTCGTCGCGGTCCGGCAGTAACCAGCGGCCATCAGCTTGAGTCATGCCCTTGTTCTCGTCTTGCCTCCAGTAAGGCGGCACCAGGACTTGTTCCTTGAGGAAGTCGCTCGACTTGTTTACCAACGCCGGATCTCTCCCGCTCGCCGACGCAAAGCTACGCCCCTTCCCATGGTACCTGCAACAACAATcgagttatataaatatattaattaatgaaTTGAATGATGAATATAATCTAATTAAAATTGCTTCTATACCCATCGAGGAGATGGAGGTGCGCCTCGAGGTTGTGGAAGCAGGAGATGTCCCTGGTGTTCTTGAGGAAGGGCGAGAGTTTGTGGTCGAGTCCCAGTTCCACCCCCACGTGGCTGTAGCTCCACGGCATCTTCTCCAGAATCCGCCACAAGAGCGCCGGCACCTGCTCGTTCAACACTAGCCCCGGCACCTTGGGCACCGAGTCGTGCACGTTGACCACCCGGATCGCCTTGATCCCCAGCTCCTTGTCGAACCGCTCCTTGAACCGCGCGTTTCCCACCCTCGGGCCGGCGAACGAGAAGACCGTCAGCGGGACCACCGCCTTCTCCCCCACCTTCGTTAACCCCATCTCCGCGATGTCGTACGCGTTCAGGACCGCCAGCGCGCTCCCCAAGCTGTGACCCATCACCGACACGCTCACCTCTTCCCCTTTCTCGCCGGCGTAAAGTTCGACCAGTTTCCGCACCTCCGACAGCACCTGCTCCCGGGCCGAGTACTTGCAGAACCGGCACGTCGCGTCCTTGTTCACGTACAGATCGGCGAAGCCTGACTCCACCTTGACGGACTCGTCCGGACAGGGGATCCCTCTCGCCTTCACCGGGTGTTGGGAGGTCTTCAGGTCCTCGATCCACTCCAACACCGTCACCGTTCCCCGCCACACCACGATGATGTCGCGCCGGCCGAGCCGTGCCGTGGCCTCGTCGCCGGACACCGCGATGTAGCCGATCCAGTTGGCCTTCTGGCTCCAGGTCTTTTGGTGGAGCTTCGAGGAGCGGAAGAAATTGGGGAGCTCGATGTTGGAGGTCGCGTAGAGGTAGCGCGTCACGGAGTAGCCGTGGTCGGCCATGCCGAGGTTGGCGAAGAAGCTTGCCGGGGTGTACCTGCAGTTGCCGCAGAAACGGGAGTAGGGATCGTAGTTGAAAGAGTCGTAGCAGGCCTGGACGAACTCTCCGTAGCGGATCAGCTCCGATCGCAGGAGAGGGTCCACCGGGTCGAGCAGGCCGGCCCAGTCGCCGGAGCCGTGGATCTCACGCCACCGATCGGCGAGTTGCCCATCGACGTTGACCACCGGAGCTTTCTCATAGAGCCCCTGTTCCTTCTCGATGATCGAGGACCTGGACTCTCCCTTCATCGCCGCCGATATTGCGAATCGTGCCGTGGAAGCCCTCGACGTAGGTGCCGGCGAGGGTCGGGCCCGGACGAGGGGCTGGTTTAGGATGGGCCTGAGAGGCCAGGCGGCGGGCATGAGGAAGCATGGAGGAAGATTGGTTTGTGCGGTCGCCGCCATGGATTGAAAAGTGGCTGATGACCATGGGTGGAAGAGCATTCATGGGCTTTTATAAAGGGGAGTGTGGTTAGCTTAGCTAGCTAGAGACAGAGTTGCGACTGTCAACAACATTATTATTGCATGTGGGAAGCATGGTAGTTGAATTACGAGGGCACTCGCAATTTCCATGGCGAACGACACACAAAAACttacaaattatataaatcataaaaaaaaacatgtctttttaaaataaataaatacaagaaatccggt
Coding sequences within it:
- the LOC122015682 gene encoding phospholipase A1-Igamma1, chloroplastic-like, producing the protein MAATAQTNLPPCFLMPAAWPLRPILNQPLVRARPSPAPTSRASTARFAISAAMKGESRSSIIEKEQGLYEKAPVVNVDGQLADRWREIHGSGDWAGLLDPVDPLLRSELIRYGEFVQACYDSFNYDPYSRFCGNCRYTPASFFANLGMADHGYSVTRYLYATSNIELPNFFRSSKLHQKTWSQKANWIGYIAVSGDEATARLGRRDIIVVWRGTVTVLEWIEDLKTSQHPVKARGIPCPDESVKVESGFADLYVNKDATCRFCKYSAREQVLSEVRKLVELYAGEKGEEVSVSVMGHSLGSALAVLNAYDIAEMGLTKVGEKAVVPLTVFSFAGPRVGNARFKERFDKELGIKAIRVVNVHDSVPKVPGLVLNEQVPALLWRILEKMPWSYSHVGVELGLDHKLSPFLKNTRDISCFHNLEAHLHLLDGYHGKGRSFASASGRDPALVNKSSDFLKEQVLVPPYWRQDENKGMTQADGRWLLPDRDDHELEDHPQDTHHFLRRLGLAGHQQT